In a genomic window of Trichoderma atroviride chromosome 4, complete sequence:
- a CDS encoding uncharacterized protein (EggNog:ENOG41~TransMembrane:7 (o20-37i58-78o98-123i144-170o176-194i206-228o240-260i)) gives MEASPLATATASSCDSLKTPSYIELTVSIIILIGLLISYLPQHYRIISRGTSEGISPYFVLLGTTSATAGFANILTVAPSRNAIGCCRELETFECAAGLLGVAQLGTQWLCFTAILVLFLIFFRYREANVPQDELGGESPRWQTALAVGGLSILHGLIVIALTGVFAIALPNKLNIWANFLGVMSAALAAIQYVPQIWTTYHLKHVGSLSIPMMCIQTPGGLLFAASLFARLGMEGWSTWAIYLLTAFMQGSVLAMAIYYEVARRNEEYAHSYTSSAPQSPIEHHATPQRPYAPRTYSEGWERGLPGPFTGHPERYAETEEDLDDMEEREERAIARENQPLLKPGGIGNPHRNYDSTSRH, from the exons ATGGAGGCCTCTCCCTTGGCAACGGCCACGGCCTCGTCCTGCGACAGCCTCAAGACGCCCTCCTATATCGAGCTGACTGTTTCCAT CATCATTCTCATCGGTCTTCTGATCTCGTACCTTCCCCAGCACTATCGCATCATCTCTCGCGGCACCTCCGAAGGCATATCTCCCTATTTCGTCCTGCTGGGCACCACTTCCGCCACTGCTGGTTTCGCCAACATCCTGACTGTGGCACCGTCTCGCaacgccattggctgctgcagagagcTGGAGACATTCGAATGTGCTGCCGGCCTGCTTGGTGTTGCCCAGCTTGGAACACAATGGCTGTGCTTCACTGCCAT CCTTGTTCtattcctcatcttcttccgctATCGCGAAGCCAATGTGCCTCAAGATGAGCTTGGCGGAGAGAGCCCAAGATGGCAAACGGCTCTCGCCGTGGGCGGCCTCAGCATCCTTCACGGATTGATTGTGATTGCACTGACGGGCGTATTTGCCATTGCCTTGCCTAACAAGCTAAACATCTGGGCCAATTTCCTCGGTGTCATGTCTGCAGCTCTGGCCGCCATCCAATACGTTCCTCAGATATGGACGACCTACCACCTCAAGCACGTCGGCAGCTTGAGCATCCCCATGATGTGCATCCAGACACCGGGAGGTCTTTTATTTGCTGCCAGTCTTTTCGCAAGACTTGGCATGGAGGGCTGGAGCACATGGGCCATATACCTTCTGACGGCCTTCATGCAAGGTAGTGTTCTTGCAATGGCCATCTACTACGAAGTTGCGAGACGCAACGAAGAATACGCGCACAGCTACACCAGCAGTGCCCCTCAGTCTCCCATCGAGCATCACGCCACGCCGCAGCGTCCATACGCTCCTCGTACCTACTCTGAGGGCTGGGAACGCGGCCTACCAGGCCCCTTCACAGGCCACCCAGAACGGTATGCCGAAACTGAGGAAGACTTGGACGATatggaagaaagagaggaacGAGCCATTGCCAGAGAGAACCAGCCGCTTCTCAAGCCGGGCGGTATTGGCAACCCTCACCGAAACTACGACTCGACTTCGCGTCATTAA
- a CDS encoding uncharacterized protein (EggNog:ENOG41~TransMembrane:3 (o215-236i245-264o270-290i)): protein MNSNSRQVYVDGFPSLSDFIASDRDGTSAIFKRFNRLAARNLLVLQSELAELEAKLDRYDHEDQADRQDKEDRLNALQSLRNWEDYKARNDQSSDRMKLLEQIRTTLKEYREAIIFESTLAKIPTPDRKILKAFRIYFFHGRPEESKDWPMLGGHSSSLYEDPDDLLVLHTTEPPDRLTVFVQDYLGFFFRDENTHGASAEPLVGYASGKKISIFISYLSAILAALLLVGAIIILYRTKSNDVKLGLLALFTTMFAASVGLLTNAKQAEVFGATAAYAAVLVVFVSGGLGS from the exons ATGAATTCGAATAGTCGACAAGTCTACGTCGATGGGTTCCCATCTCTTTCTGATTTTATTGCGAGTGATAGAGATGGAACATCTGCAATATTCAAAAGATTCAATCGCCTAGCAGCAAGAAACTTGCTCGTATTGCAAAGTGAACTGGCAGAGCTAGAAGCGAAACTTGATAGATATGATCACGAAGACCAAGCAGATcgccaagacaaagaggacAGACTCAACGCGCTACAATCACTACGGAATTGGGAAGACTATAAGGCGAGGAATGATCAAAGCTCGGATCGGATGAAACTACTAGAGCAGATTCGGACAACGTTAAAAGAGTATA GAGAAGCCATAATTTTCGAGAGTACTCTTGCGAAAATACCAACTCCAGATAGAAAGATATTAAAAGCGTTTCGCATTTACTTTTTCCATGGGAGGCCtgaagagagcaaagactGGCCAATGCTTGGCGGACACAGCTCCAGCCTCTATGAAGACCCAGATGACTTGTTGGTTTTACACACGACGGAACCTCCAGATAGGTTGACAGTTTTCGTACAGGACTatcttggcttctttttcagA GATGAGAATACCCATGGGGCTTCCGCGGAGCCTTTGGTAGGATACGCATCCGGTAAAAAGATATCGATCTTCATCTCATATCTAAGCGCTATATTGGCCGCTCTGTTGCTCGTTGGCGCCATCATAATACTGTACAGGACAAAGTCAAATGACGTGAAACTGggcttgcttgctctttTCACGACAATGTTTGCAGCTAGTGTTGGGTTATTGACCAATGCGAAGCAGGCAGAAGTGTTTGGGGCTACTGCAGC ATACGCTGCTGTTCTGGTTGTTTTTGTGAGCGGAGGTCTTGGAAGCTAG
- a CDS encoding uncharacterized protein (EggNog:ENOG41~TransMembrane:1 (i55-73o)): protein MLDPEDLEDVMGFRFSSTTWNRNFEDPQSTSVPGFWVAVDEAGGIASEDPSGFKPYNSTMPGILNLRQYTNNGLIDSLVSLRAKAPSSTSAIPPSPTPSPGLNRRRSRKRHKRLVLPLLLAHSCGTFTAVMACPDSGSDDNIISLELVDKLGLEIEQVGSDEPRQFSIANGNIITALGQVSTSCIFVNGSLSEPSTLKCTFHVFRTLAVELIMGVEFLQETETLDKHKDRLVEEFVPAMQSLRVNSVGESKRGLMCQLGRFVGCATVDTGSDLDLVSPAFAKSRAYKIEPGVEKVEFADRSVGYTAGVINTSFVVGRMSASEFHPCGEAIDIDLFVLDNLTADIIIGQDTIEELEVFNLHNDSLIPSIPRLRESDINIIRHIGSIEKGATTIWKKIKDSFTNSTSDNQAVVASQNDIDQRENARREQARATIANSSVSDRERAQELENATTQAFHENMRLSQSVTNRLSRHYSASPPAAIAAVADCVSINGIARPQDGGYKCTFDGCTAAPFPTQYHLNLHANLHSYARPHFCPVQGCPRGKGGKGFKRKNELIRHGLAHDSPGYACPFCPGSELKYPRPDNLQRHVRVHHVDKNKDDPLLRDVLAQRPEGPVHGRRRRGP, encoded by the exons ATGCTTGACCCTGAAGATCTTGAAGATGTCATGGGCTTTCGATTTTCT AGTACAACATGGAACCGAAATTTTGAAGACCCTCAAAGTACATCGGTTCCGGGATTCTGGGTTGCGGTAGACGAGGCGGGAGGAATAGCTTCGGAAGATCCCTCCGGATTCAAACCCTATAATAGCACGATGCCTGGGATCCTAAATCTTAGACAATACACGAATAATGGTCTTATCGACTCACTGGTATCACTCAGGGCAAAAGCCCCTAGCTCTACCTCAGCTATACCGCCTTCACCTACGCCATCCCCGGGTCTGAATCGCCGTCGATCAAGAAAGAGACACAAAAGATTGGTTCTTCCTTTACTCTTAGCACATTCTTGCGGTACATTCACCGCCGTTATGGCATGCCCGGATAGCGGCTCAGATGATAACATCATATCTCTAGAGCTGGTGGATAAGCTGGGACTTGAGATAGAACAGGTCGGCTCTGATGAACCAAGGCAATTTTCAATCGCCAATGGAAATATCATCACAGCACTCGGGCAAGTCTCTACGAGTTGTATTTTTGTCAATGGCTCTCTTTCAGAACCCTCAACGCTGAAGTGCACATTCCATGTTTTCCGCACTCTTGCTGTCGAGTTGATTATGGGCGTTGAATTTTTACAAGAGACAGAGACATTAGACAAGCATAAAGACCGGCTTGTCGAGGAATTCGTACCAGCTATGCAGTCGCTGAGGGTGAACAGTGTAGGAGAGTCTAAGCGAGGTTTAATGTGTCAGCTTGGCAGATTCGTTGGCTGTGCTACTGTGGATACTGGATCGGATCTAGATCTTGTCAGTCCCGCATTCGCAAAGTCAAGAGCTTACAAGATTGAGCCAGGAGTTGAGAAGGTTGAATTTGCTGACCGTAGTGTGGGTTACACTGCTGGCGTTATCAATACTTCGTTTGTCGTGGGACGCATGAGTGCATCAGAGTTTCATCCTTGTGGAGAAGCAATTGATATTGACCTCTTCGTGCTAGACAACCTTACTGCAGACATAATTATTGGGCAAGATACTATCGAAGAGCTGGAGGTTTTTAATTTGCACAACGATTCACTTATTCCTAGCATCCCTCGGCTGAGAGAGTCGGACATCAATATTATCCGTCATATCGGAAGCATAGAAAAAGGCGCCACGACGATATGGAAGAAGATTAAGGACAGTTTTACCAATAGCACATCAG ATAATCAAGCTGTTGTTGCATCACAAAATGACATTGATCAAAGAGAAAATGCTCGGCGGGAGCAAGCGCGAGCTACGATTGCGAATTCTTCTGTGTCTGATAGAGAACGAGCACAAGAGCTTGAAAATGCGACCACCCAAGCATTTCATGAAAACATGCGTTTATCTCAATCAG TGACCAATCGTCTCAGTCGCCATTATTCGGCTTCGCCGcctgctgccatcgccgcGGTTGCCGACTGCGTGAGCATCAATGGTATAGCACGGCCGCAGGATGGTGGCTATAAATGCACCTTTGATGGGTGCACGGCTGCACCTTTTCCAACGCAATATCATCTCAACTTACATGCCAATTTGCATTCCTATGCGAGACCCCATTTTTGCCCAGTACAGGGGTGCCcaagaggcaaaggaggaaAGGGATtcaaaagaaagaatgagCTGATTCGTCATGGTTTGGCACATGATTCTCCAGGCTATGCCTGTCCATTCTGCCCAGGTAGCGAGCTTAAATATCCACGACCAGACAACTTACAGCG ACATGTTCGCGTACACCACGTCGACAAGAACAAAGATGATCCGCTCCTCCGTGACGTACTAGCGCAACGTCCCGAAGGCCCAGTCCACggcagaaggagaagaggcccATAA
- a CDS encoding uncharacterized protein (EggNog:ENOG41~TransMembrane:1 (i114-132o)), with amino-acid sequence MLDPEDLEDVMGFRFSSTTWNRNFEDPQSTSVPGFWVAVDEAGGIASEDPSGFKPYNSTMPGILNLRQYTNNGLIDSLVSLRAKAPSSTSAIPPSPTPSPGLNRRRSRKRHKRLVLPLLLAHSCGTFTAVMACPDSGSDDNIISLELVDKLGLEIEQVGSDEPRQFSIANGNIITALGQVSTSCIFVNGSLSEPSTLKCTFHVFRTLAVELIMGVEFLQETETLDKHKDRLVEEFVPAMQSLRVNSVGESKRGLMCQLGRFVGCATVDTGSDLDLVSPAFAKSRAYKIEPGVEKVEFADRSVGYTAGVINTSFVVGRMSASEFHPCGEAIDIDLFVLDNLTADIIIGQDTIEELEVFNLHNDSLIPSIPRLRESDINIIRHIGSIEKGATTIWKKIKDSFTNSTSGASGEET; translated from the exons ATGCTTGACCCTGAAGATCTTGAAGATGTCATGGGCTTTCGATTTTCT AGTACAACATGGAACCGAAATTTTGAAGACCCTCAAAGTACATCGGTTCCGGGATTCTGGGTTGCGGTAGACGAGGCGGGAGGAATAGCTTCGGAAGATCCCTCCGGATTCAAACCCTATAATAGCACGATGCCTGGGATCCTAAATCTTAGACAATACACGAATAATGGTCTTATCGACTCACTGGTATCACTCAGGGCAAAAGCCCCTAGCTCTACCTCAGCTATACCGCCTTCACCTACGCCATCCCCGGGTCTGAATCGCCGTCGATCAAGAAAGAGACACAAAAGATTGGTTCTTCCTTTACTCTTAGCACATTCTTGCGGTACATTCACCGCCGTTATGGCATGCCCGGATAGCGGCTCAGATGATAACATCATATCTCTAGAGCTGGTGGATAAGCTGGGACTTGAGATAGAACAGGTCGGCTCTGATGAACCAAGGCAATTTTCAATCGCCAATGGAAATATCATCACAGCACTCGGGCAAGTCTCTACGAGTTGTATTTTTGTCAATGGCTCTCTTTCAGAACCCTCAACGCTGAAGTGCACATTCCATGTTTTCCGCACTCTTGCTGTCGAGTTGATTATGGGCGTTGAATTTTTACAAGAGACAGAGACATTAGACAAGCATAAAGACCGGCTTGTCGAGGAATTCGTACCAGCTATGCAGTCGCTGAGGGTGAACAGTGTAGGAGAGTCTAAGCGAGGTTTAATGTGTCAGCTTGGCAGATTCGTTGGCTGTGCTACTGTGGATACTGGATCGGATCTAGATCTTGTCAGTCCCGCATTCGCAAAGTCAAGAGCTTACAAGATTGAGCCAGGAGTTGAGAAGGTTGAATTTGCTGACCGTAGTGTGGGTTACACTGCTGGCGTTATCAATACTTCGTTTGTCGTGGGACGCATGAGTGCATCAGAGTTTCATCCTTGTGGAGAAGCAATTGATATTGACCTCTTCGTGCTAGACAACCTTACTGCAGACATAATTATTGGGCAAGATACTATCGAAGAGCTGGAGGTTTTTAATTTGCACAACGATTCACTTATTCCTAGCATCCCTCGGCTGAGAGAGTCGGACATCAATATTATCCGTCATATCGGAAGCATAGAAAAAGGCGCCACGACGATATGGAAGAAGATTAAGGACAGTTTTACCAATAGCACATCAGGTGCGTCTGGTGAAGAGACTTAA
- a CDS encoding uncharacterized protein (EggNog:ENOG41~TransMembrane:1 (i114-132o)), which produces MPGILNLRQYTNNGLIDSLVSLRAKAPSSTSAIPPSPTPSPGLNRRRSRKRHKRLVLPLLLAHSCGTFTAVMACPDSGSDDNIISLELVDKLGLEIEQVGSDEPRQFSIANGNIITALGQVSTSCIFVNGSLSEPSTLKCTFHVFRTLAVELIMGVEFLQETETLDKHKDRLVEEFVPAMQSLRVNSVGESKRGLMCQLGRFVGCATVDTGSDLDLVSPAFAKSRAYKIEPGVEKVEFADRSVGYTAGVINTSFVVGRMSASEFHPCGEAIDIDLFVLDNLTADIIIGQDTIEELEVFNLHNDSLIPSIPRLRESDINIIRHIGSIEKGATTIWKKIKDSFTNSTSDNQAVVASQNDIDQRENARREQARATIANSSVSDRERAQELENATTQAFHENMRLSQSVTNRLSRHYSASPPAAIAAVADCVSINGIARPQDGGYKCTFDGCTAAPFPTQYHLNLHANLHSYARPHFCPVQGCPRGKGGKGFKRKNELIRHGLAHDSPGYACPFCPGSELKYPRPDNLQRHVRVHHVDKNKDDPLLRDVLAQRPEGPVHGRRRRGP; this is translated from the exons ATGCCTGGGATCCTAAATCTTAGACAATACACGAATAATGGTCTTATCGACTCACTGGTATCACTCAGGGCAAAAGCCCCTAGCTCTACCTCAGCTATACCGCCTTCACCTACGCCATCCCCGGGTCTGAATCGCCGTCGATCAAGAAAGAGACACAAAAGATTGGTTCTTCCTTTACTCTTAGCACATTCTTGCGGTACATTCACCGCCGTTATGGCATGCCCGGATAGCGGCTCAGATGATAACATCATATCTCTAGAGCTGGTGGATAAGCTGGGACTTGAGATAGAACAGGTCGGCTCTGATGAACCAAGGCAATTTTCAATCGCCAATGGAAATATCATCACAGCACTCGGGCAAGTCTCTACGAGTTGTATTTTTGTCAATGGCTCTCTTTCAGAACCCTCAACGCTGAAGTGCACATTCCATGTTTTCCGCACTCTTGCTGTCGAGTTGATTATGGGCGTTGAATTTTTACAAGAGACAGAGACATTAGACAAGCATAAAGACCGGCTTGTCGAGGAATTCGTACCAGCTATGCAGTCGCTGAGGGTGAACAGTGTAGGAGAGTCTAAGCGAGGTTTAATGTGTCAGCTTGGCAGATTCGTTGGCTGTGCTACTGTGGATACTGGATCGGATCTAGATCTTGTCAGTCCCGCATTCGCAAAGTCAAGAGCTTACAAGATTGAGCCAGGAGTTGAGAAGGTTGAATTTGCTGACCGTAGTGTGGGTTACACTGCTGGCGTTATCAATACTTCGTTTGTCGTGGGACGCATGAGTGCATCAGAGTTTCATCCTTGTGGAGAAGCAATTGATATTGACCTCTTCGTGCTAGACAACCTTACTGCAGACATAATTATTGGGCAAGATACTATCGAAGAGCTGGAGGTTTTTAATTTGCACAACGATTCACTTATTCCTAGCATCCCTCGGCTGAGAGAGTCGGACATCAATATTATCCGTCATATCGGAAGCATAGAAAAAGGCGCCACGACGATATGGAAGAAGATTAAGGACAGTTTTACCAATAGCACATCAG ATAATCAAGCTGTTGTTGCATCACAAAATGACATTGATCAAAGAGAAAATGCTCGGCGGGAGCAAGCGCGAGCTACGATTGCGAATTCTTCTGTGTCTGATAGAGAACGAGCACAAGAGCTTGAAAATGCGACCACCCAAGCATTTCATGAAAACATGCGTTTATCTCAATCAG TGACCAATCGTCTCAGTCGCCATTATTCGGCTTCGCCGcctgctgccatcgccgcGGTTGCCGACTGCGTGAGCATCAATGGTATAGCACGGCCGCAGGATGGTGGCTATAAATGCACCTTTGATGGGTGCACGGCTGCACCTTTTCCAACGCAATATCATCTCAACTTACATGCCAATTTGCATTCCTATGCGAGACCCCATTTTTGCCCAGTACAGGGGTGCCcaagaggcaaaggaggaaAGGGATtcaaaagaaagaatgagCTGATTCGTCATGGTTTGGCACATGATTCTCCAGGCTATGCCTGTCCATTCTGCCCAGGTAGCGAGCTTAAATATCCACGACCAGACAACTTACAGCG ACATGTTCGCGTACACCACGTCGACAAGAACAAAGATGATCCGCTCCTCCGTGACGTACTAGCGCAACGTCCCGAAGGCCCAGTCCACggcagaaggagaagaggcccATAA
- a CDS encoding uncharacterized protein (EggNog:ENOG41~TransMembrane:1 (i55-73o)) has translation MPGILNLRQYTNNGLIDSLVSLRAKAPSSTSAIPPSPTPSPGLNRRRSRKRHKRLVLPLLLAHSCGTFTAVMACPDSGSDDNIISLELVDKLGLEIEQVGSDEPRQFSIANGNIITALGQVSTSCIFVNGSLSEPSTLKCTFHVFRTLAVELIMGVEFLQETETLDKHKDRLVEEFVPAMQSLRVNSVGESKRGLMCQLGRFVGCATVDTGSDLDLVSPAFAKSRAYKIEPGVEKVEFADRSVGYTAGVINTSFVVGRMSASEFHPCGEAIDIDLFVLDNLTADIIIGQDTIEELEVFNLHNDSLIPSIPRLRESDINIIRHIGSIEKGATTIWKKIKDSFTNSTSDNQAVVASQNDIDQRENARREQARATIANSSVSDRERAQELENATTQAFHENMRLSQSGKYLLVMLKTLWKQGFVGACKWFLPSTSIILATPHPESNFRVHLR, from the exons ATGCCTGGGATCCTAAATCTTAGACAATACACGAATAATGGTCTTATCGACTCACTGGTATCACTCAGGGCAAAAGCCCCTAGCTCTACCTCAGCTATACCGCCTTCACCTACGCCATCCCCGGGTCTGAATCGCCGTCGATCAAGAAAGAGACACAAAAGATTGGTTCTTCCTTTACTCTTAGCACATTCTTGCGGTACATTCACCGCCGTTATGGCATGCCCGGATAGCGGCTCAGATGATAACATCATATCTCTAGAGCTGGTGGATAAGCTGGGACTTGAGATAGAACAGGTCGGCTCTGATGAACCAAGGCAATTTTCAATCGCCAATGGAAATATCATCACAGCACTCGGGCAAGTCTCTACGAGTTGTATTTTTGTCAATGGCTCTCTTTCAGAACCCTCAACGCTGAAGTGCACATTCCATGTTTTCCGCACTCTTGCTGTCGAGTTGATTATGGGCGTTGAATTTTTACAAGAGACAGAGACATTAGACAAGCATAAAGACCGGCTTGTCGAGGAATTCGTACCAGCTATGCAGTCGCTGAGGGTGAACAGTGTAGGAGAGTCTAAGCGAGGTTTAATGTGTCAGCTTGGCAGATTCGTTGGCTGTGCTACTGTGGATACTGGATCGGATCTAGATCTTGTCAGTCCCGCATTCGCAAAGTCAAGAGCTTACAAGATTGAGCCAGGAGTTGAGAAGGTTGAATTTGCTGACCGTAGTGTGGGTTACACTGCTGGCGTTATCAATACTTCGTTTGTCGTGGGACGCATGAGTGCATCAGAGTTTCATCCTTGTGGAGAAGCAATTGATATTGACCTCTTCGTGCTAGACAACCTTACTGCAGACATAATTATTGGGCAAGATACTATCGAAGAGCTGGAGGTTTTTAATTTGCACAACGATTCACTTATTCCTAGCATCCCTCGGCTGAGAGAGTCGGACATCAATATTATCCGTCATATCGGAAGCATAGAAAAAGGCGCCACGACGATATGGAAGAAGATTAAGGACAGTTTTACCAATAGCACATCAG ATAATCAAGCTGTTGTTGCATCACAAAATGACATTGATCAAAGAGAAAATGCTCGGCGGGAGCAAGCGCGAGCTACGATTGCGAATTCTTCTGTGTCTGATAGAGAACGAGCACAAGAGCTTGAAAATGCGACCACCCAAGCATTTCATGAAAACATGCGTTTATCTCAATCAGGTAAGTATCTTCTTGTGATGCTAAAGACTCTTTGGAAACAGGGATTTGTTGGGGCTTGCAAGTGGTTTCTCCCCTCAACTAGTATCATCTTGGCCACGCCGCATCCTGAGTCTAACTTTCGAGTTCATTTACGTTAG